TGATTTTTGGATGTTAACCGACGAGCCGTTCGATCAGTCCCGTTTCTCGCGAAAATATACTGAAGATGTTATGGGTTTCAGTCTACAAGTTTCAAGTCCTGAAGACACCATTTTAGCAAAGTTAAAATGGGCGCAACTCTCCGGGGGCAGTGAGAAACAATTTGCCGATGCCTTGCGGGTCTATGAAATCCAGTATGGGAAACTGGATCTGGTCTATCTGGTGGATTGGGCAAAAGCATTAGATGTTGAATCAGCATTGAACAGACTACAGGACACCGCACAGCTTTTGTAAAGAAATAATGGTTTTGCAGAAACAGGAAATCACTAAGGAGCCATAATATGATTAGAATCGCCAAACTCAGTTTCGCTCACGTTCACGCGAGCGGTTATGCCAGACAAATTGTGGAAAACCCAGAAACCGAATTGGTCGCCGTTTGGGACGAGGAGGAATACGGCGGCAAACAGGCCGCTGAAGAATATAACGTCCCATTCTATACGGATCTGGACCAACTTCTCGATCAGGCTGGCATCGACGCCGTTGTCGTCAATGCCATAACCTCGGATCACCCCAGAATGATGATTGCGGCGGCGGAAGCGGGCAAACATATCTTCACTGAAAAAGCCCTTGCCATCACCGTCGATGAATGCGACCAGATCATCGAAGTTGTAGAGAAAGCAGGGGTAAAGTTCATGATTTCGCTGCCATCGCGCTGTAACCCCGATCTGGTGTTTGCGAAGAAAGCCCTTGATGACGGTCTCTTGGGCGATCTCACCTTCGGTCGTGGGCGTGTTGCACACTCGGCGGGATTGGATGAATGGTTCAAAGGTCCCAGCCTCTGGTTTGGCGATGCAAAACGTGCCGGCGGCGGTGCGTTGTTCGATCTCGGTTGTCACCGGGTGGACATTATCCGCTGGCTCATGGGCGAACCGAAGAGCACCATCTCGAAGATTAATAACTTCACAGGCAACTACCCAATTGACGACAACAGCGTCTCGGTAGTCGAGTTTGCGAACAAGGCACTTGGGGTGA
This window of the Candidatus Poribacteria bacterium genome carries:
- a CDS encoding Gfo/Idh/MocA family oxidoreductase, with protein sequence MIRIAKLSFAHVHASGYARQIVENPETELVAVWDEEEYGGKQAAEEYNVPFYTDLDQLLDQAGIDAVVVNAITSDHPRMMIAAAEAGKHIFTEKALAITVDECDQIIEVVEKAGVKFMISLPSRCNPDLVFAKKALDDGLLGDLTFGRGRVAHSAGLDEWFKGPSLWFGDAKRAGGGALFDLGCHRVDIIRWLMGEPKSTISKINNFTGNYPIDDNSVSVVEFANKALGVIDVSWTHRSGPNMLELYGTEGSIVLDHGDMHFETRKLSDEEKAEYIAQRPEPPPSAMQQWVNSILRDEPMHITIQDGRNLTELMQAFYMSADQGRSIDLPL